In Lacrimispora indolis DSM 755, a genomic segment contains:
- a CDS encoding carbohydrate ABC transporter permease, producing the protein MKQSGAQKKDQAGERWGAALFLAPLIIILAVFLALPIVRAAVMSVQYWYMSKPSPDGNYFVGLKNYQAVFQDSHFFNSVKVTLLYIVVTVFVRYLLGFGVALLVNERFRGRAAARSILIIPWAIPEVVACLIWVLMYDKDYGIVNYLFSNLGLIQENVGWLQNPTAALPAAMAVNIWKGFPFVAIMLLAGLQSIPGEQYESAAIDGANGWQKLMAITIPGIKPVAKVVFLLLIIWSIKDYAIAYCLAKGGPSRATELLTIFIQQTAFQYFDFGKAAAAGMIMLVFSILFTVFYFRVVDRKEEAV; encoded by the coding sequence ATGAAACAAAGCGGAGCACAAAAGAAAGACCAAGCGGGGGAACGATGGGGAGCTGCCTTGTTTCTGGCGCCACTGATCATCATCCTGGCTGTGTTTCTCGCACTACCGATCGTGAGGGCTGCAGTTATGAGCGTGCAGTATTGGTATATGAGCAAACCTTCACCCGATGGCAATTACTTTGTCGGACTTAAAAATTATCAGGCAGTGTTTCAAGACAGCCATTTTTTCAATTCAGTGAAGGTGACACTCCTTTATATCGTGGTAACGGTTTTTGTACGGTATCTGTTGGGATTCGGGGTGGCTTTGCTTGTGAACGAGCGGTTTCGGGGCAGGGCGGCGGCTCGATCTATCCTCATCATTCCGTGGGCGATTCCGGAAGTGGTTGCCTGTCTGATCTGGGTGTTGATGTATGACAAGGATTATGGGATTGTCAATTATCTGTTTTCCAATCTGGGGCTTATCCAGGAAAATGTGGGCTGGCTGCAAAATCCCACGGCCGCGTTGCCGGCGGCTATGGCTGTGAATATATGGAAGGGGTTTCCATTTGTGGCGATCATGCTTTTGGCCGGACTCCAGAGTATACCAGGGGAACAGTATGAGTCGGCTGCAATCGACGGTGCCAATGGCTGGCAGAAACTGATGGCTATTACGATTCCGGGGATTAAGCCGGTTGCCAAAGTTGTGTTTCTTCTGCTGATTATTTGGTCGATCAAAGACTATGCCATCGCCTACTGTCTGGCAAAGGGCGGGCCGTCCAGGGCGACAGAGCTTCTTACAATCTTTATACAGCAGACGGCTTTCCAGTATTTTGACTTCGGGAAAGCGGCTGCGGCAGGGATGATCATGTTGGTATTTTCCATTCTGTTTACAGTGTTTTATTTCCGGGTTGTGGACAGGAAGGAGGAAGCGGTATGA
- a CDS encoding ABC transporter substrate-binding protein, translating into MKRVMSILLAAALAAGLTACGSSASDGTATTAAPGGSTEAQTTGGAGGEKVTLTFSTSVYVEEPHRAAIDKLISRYTELNPNVTVEIFGAGWADYWNNLTTEVLAGNEADIIQVYPENIASYNSLLADGVCVDLAPYISASGITADQLSGQEFCTIDGKTLALANYAWGTTGIFYRKSMLEEKGIDPESIKTQEDFLEACKVFAEDGKYGMGVVVSSHSFVVGEWCRMLARPVSGGLYFLDGEAGPFTAERVNVNSPENVWAAQWWQHFLMDEKGGKPVPDKKDSRELFWNKEVPFNYDGPWFVGMTRERDDALMDDIGLIPSFDVVYEGKTYKPNPTNYPLVTMLSKNCNNPEEAWKFMEWMASDEAQALVADCGMIPSNKAYASTPEYIAGHELEQKFLTFAQENYADLVSDPAIPQQQELSQVMIDATQAMFSEQRADAKTTLDDAAKQIKEIMNK; encoded by the coding sequence ATGAAGAGAGTAATGTCTATTCTGTTAGCGGCAGCTTTGGCAGCCGGTTTGACTGCATGCGGCTCAAGTGCATCAGACGGCACAGCCACGACAGCGGCTCCGGGCGGATCAACGGAGGCTCAGACAACAGGAGGTGCAGGCGGAGAGAAAGTCACACTAACTTTTTCCACCTCTGTTTATGTGGAAGAGCCGCACCGGGCGGCGATTGACAAATTGATCAGCAGATATACTGAGCTGAATCCCAATGTCACAGTCGAGATCTTTGGTGCCGGATGGGCGGACTACTGGAATAACTTGACAACAGAGGTGTTGGCTGGAAATGAAGCAGACATCATTCAGGTATATCCGGAAAATATTGCAAGCTACAACAGCCTTCTTGCGGACGGTGTCTGCGTGGATCTGGCGCCTTACATAAGCGCGTCAGGTATTACAGCAGATCAGCTGTCCGGGCAGGAATTCTGCACAATCGATGGTAAAACACTGGCACTTGCCAACTATGCCTGGGGAACAACCGGTATCTTCTACCGCAAGAGCATGCTGGAAGAGAAAGGGATCGATCCTGAGAGCATCAAAACCCAGGAAGATTTCCTGGAAGCCTGCAAAGTGTTTGCAGAAGATGGAAAATATGGAATGGGTGTGGTGGTCAGTTCCCACAGTTTTGTGGTCGGTGAATGGTGCCGCATGCTGGCACGTCCGGTATCAGGCGGACTTTATTTCCTGGATGGTGAGGCTGGCCCCTTCACAGCAGAACGTGTCAATGTCAATTCACCGGAAAATGTATGGGCAGCCCAGTGGTGGCAGCATTTTCTGATGGATGAAAAGGGAGGAAAACCTGTTCCTGATAAAAAGGATTCCCGTGAATTGTTCTGGAATAAGGAAGTGCCGTTCAACTATGACGGACCGTGGTTCGTCGGTATGACCCGCGAGCGTGATGACGCACTGATGGATGACATCGGACTGATCCCTTCTTTTGATGTGGTCTATGAAGGAAAAACCTATAAACCCAATCCAACCAACTATCCGCTGGTTACAATGCTGAGTAAAAACTGTAATAACCCGGAAGAGGCTTGGAAATTCATGGAATGGATGGCAAGTGATGAGGCACAGGCACTGGTTGCTGATTGTGGCATGATCCCCAGCAACAAAGCTTATGCGTCTACACCGGAATATATCGCCGGTCATGAGCTGGAACAGAAATTCCTTACGTTTGCCCAGGAGAACTACGCGGATCTGGTCAGTGATCCGGCGATACCGCAACAGCAGGAACTGAGCCAGGTGATGATCGATGCTACACAGGCGATGTTCTCAGAACAACGGGCTGATGCAAAAACAACATTGGATGATGCAGCCAAACAGATCAAGGAGATTATGAATAAATAA
- a CDS encoding response regulator transcription factor: MVYDAVIIDDEPWSIVDIQKTFPFEELGFHVTGTYLDSRKAMQALMESPPHLVVTDICMPNLGGLELIEYLRQKGLACEVIIMSGYNDFAYAKRAIRQGVFGYCLKPTDTLEVKSLLIDLKKKLDATYGHAGKLPLEMAAPPTAFEELLAYMRVHYNEKMTLEGLAKRFSLNPNYCCSLFSQSVGTTFSQYLTDLRIDRARSALAQPGVKVEDVARQVGFSDAFYFSKVFKKHCGLSPREYRQQLQSQTLPRE; the protein is encoded by the coding sequence ATGGTCTACGATGCTGTGATTATCGATGACGAACCTTGGTCCATCGTCGATATACAAAAAACATTTCCGTTTGAGGAATTGGGATTTCATGTTACCGGTACATACTTAGATTCCAGAAAGGCGATGCAGGCGCTTATGGAATCACCTCCGCATCTGGTAGTGACGGATATCTGTATGCCAAATCTGGGCGGTCTGGAACTGATCGAGTACCTGCGCCAGAAAGGACTAGCTTGTGAAGTAATTATCATGAGTGGATACAATGACTTTGCATACGCCAAGCGGGCGATCCGCCAGGGCGTATTCGGCTATTGCCTGAAGCCCACAGACACATTGGAAGTCAAAAGTCTCCTGATTGATTTGAAAAAGAAACTGGATGCCACATACGGCCACGCCGGTAAGCTGCCGCTCGAGATGGCTGCCCCGCCTACCGCTTTTGAGGAACTGTTGGCCTATATGCGCGTTCATTACAACGAAAAAATGACCCTGGAGGGACTGGCTAAACGCTTCTCGCTGAACCCCAACTATTGCTGCAGTCTGTTTTCTCAATCAGTGGGAACCACGTTTTCCCAGTATCTGACTGATCTGCGTATCGACCGTGCCCGGTCTGCTTTGGCACAACCCGGCGTCAAGGTGGAGGATGTCGCCCGACAGGTAGGTTTTTCCGATGCCTTCTATTTTTCCAAAGTCTTCAAAAAGCATTGCGGACTATCGCCGCGAGAGTACCGTCAACAGCTGCAGTCGCAGACACTGCCCCGGGAGTGA
- a CDS encoding sensor histidine kinase, with the protein MRKRLSSMFVIAILIPVMIIMIYQLFVLDWLNSHNQQKLDTYGENTSITMTQNISLMLGNLVNAAQTFTYSHEVQSMAAGELAINPVRINTIIMMAQRYNPDAMDVLLTDMNGTTYSLKGYLSQVVEQYVKEYAGQHYTSHQPATFTIFEQDTNKTSYLLYSAPVFATNMAAHYGKQVGVISILCSTKQLQTILQSTDDMQAELVSADTGQILLKNSHSYPKGRVYTQRIPGTGLELRCTASGIGTDDESSFFLKHIVISIIIMVLLFIYLAWIVHRLFLKSIMQMNREICLLNQQDTTARLKNIPENEIGSIATYINQMLDMVHGLNQRMTENLERLYQADLLKKKTQLYAYQSQINPHFLYNMLQCMRGIALTRDMRDIADICTSMATIFRYSIKGETQVPLERELFITDLYLNMLRVRFQDRVQYMIDVDPSFGVHRIAKLTLQPLVENAVFHGLAPNGYEGTITITAQIEYDQLYLKIHDDGVGIQPNLLESLRQQMESPIQMETEMDEDAHIGIINVHNKLRLCYGMEYGLCIESKVGDTTVTVLLPLQEAFPEEM; encoded by the coding sequence ATGAGAAAACGGCTTTCCAGTATGTTCGTCATCGCCATCCTGATTCCGGTGATGATCATCATGATCTATCAATTGTTCGTGTTGGACTGGCTCAACAGCCACAACCAGCAAAAGTTGGATACCTATGGTGAAAATACCTCCATCACTATGACACAGAACATCTCACTGATGCTTGGCAATCTGGTGAACGCCGCCCAGACATTCACCTACAGTCATGAGGTCCAGTCGATGGCAGCAGGGGAACTGGCCATCAATCCTGTGCGTATCAACACTATCATCATGATGGCACAAAGATACAATCCCGATGCAATGGATGTCCTGTTGACAGATATGAATGGAACCACCTACAGTCTGAAAGGTTACCTGTCCCAGGTAGTGGAACAATATGTCAAAGAATATGCCGGGCAGCATTACACCAGTCATCAGCCCGCAACATTTACAATCTTTGAGCAGGATACAAATAAAACTTCCTACTTGCTGTATTCAGCCCCTGTCTTTGCCACCAACATGGCCGCTCACTATGGAAAACAGGTAGGCGTTATCTCCATTTTGTGCAGCACCAAACAACTGCAAACCATCCTCCAGAGTACAGACGATATGCAAGCTGAGCTTGTTTCTGCAGACACCGGACAGATTTTACTGAAAAACAGCCATTCATATCCAAAGGGCCGCGTCTATACGCAAAGAATTCCCGGCACCGGGTTGGAACTGCGCTGTACCGCCTCCGGGATCGGCACAGATGATGAGTCCAGTTTTTTCCTGAAACACATCGTGATTTCCATCATCATCATGGTCCTGTTATTTATTTATCTGGCCTGGATCGTCCATCGGCTTTTTCTGAAATCCATCATGCAAATGAATCGGGAGATCTGCCTGTTGAACCAGCAGGATACCACAGCCCGTCTGAAAAATATCCCTGAAAACGAGATCGGCTCCATCGCCACCTACATCAATCAAATGCTGGATATGGTACATGGCCTGAATCAGCGTATGACAGAAAATCTGGAACGGCTGTATCAGGCAGATCTGCTGAAAAAGAAAACACAGCTGTATGCTTACCAGAGTCAGATCAATCCACATTTCCTCTACAATATGCTGCAATGTATGCGTGGAATTGCATTAACCAGAGACATGCGGGACATCGCTGATATCTGTACCAGTATGGCCACCATCTTCCGGTACTCCATTAAAGGAGAGACCCAGGTGCCGCTGGAACGGGAACTGTTCATCACAGACCTATATCTCAATATGCTGCGGGTCCGGTTCCAGGACAGAGTGCAGTATATGATCGATGTTGATCCGTCTTTTGGTGTTCACCGCATCGCCAAGCTGACCCTGCAGCCGCTCGTGGAAAATGCTGTCTTTCACGGTCTTGCTCCCAACGGTTATGAAGGTACGATCACTATCACCGCGCAGATCGAATACGATCAGCTTTACCTGAAGATCCACGATGATGGTGTGGGCATCCAGCCCAATTTGCTGGAGTCTCTGCGTCAGCAGATGGAATCCCCTATCCAAATGGAAACAGAAATGGACGAAGATGCCCATATCGGGATCATCAACGTCCATAATAAACTGCGGTTATGCTATGGTATGGAGTACGGTCTGTGCATTGAAAGCAAAGTCGGCGATACCACCGTTACAGTGCTGCTGCCTTTGCAGGAGGCATTTCCTGAGGAGATGTGA
- the nagA gene encoding N-acetylglucosamine-6-phosphate deacetylase, whose protein sequence is MIIQSRRVWIAGQFIPAQLEVEDGKIKVVRAYDEMAADKDYGDDRIVPGFIDIHTHGAYGYDTNDGEPEGLRNWMRRIPEEGVTSILPTTVTQMPEVLTKAVANVAAVAEGGYEGAEILGIHFEGPYLDMRYKGAQPPEAIATASVEQFKEYQEAAKGMIKYITLAPEHDEGFTLTRYCKDTGVVVSMGHSSATYEQALMGIANGATSMTHVYNGMTAYHHRDPGLVGAAFRVRDIYGEIICDGCHSHLAALNNYYAIKGRDHAIMITDSLCPKHCPVGMDFQLGGHSIEIRENGLAYLKGTNTISGSTLRANKGLKILVEDAMVPFDSALNSCTINPARCLGVDDRKGRLVAGCDADMVVLRDDYEVVQTYCRGRAML, encoded by the coding sequence ATGATAATACAGAGCAGACGGGTCTGGATTGCAGGGCAGTTTATCCCGGCACAGCTGGAAGTGGAAGATGGAAAGATCAAGGTAGTGCGTGCCTATGATGAGATGGCGGCAGACAAGGATTATGGCGATGACAGGATCGTTCCTGGGTTTATTGATATTCATACCCATGGGGCGTATGGATATGATACCAATGACGGGGAACCGGAAGGACTTCGGAATTGGATGAGACGGATACCGGAAGAGGGAGTGACTTCTATTCTTCCTACTACAGTGACTCAGATGCCGGAAGTGCTGACCAAGGCGGTTGCCAATGTGGCGGCTGTGGCGGAAGGCGGATACGAAGGGGCTGAGATCCTGGGAATCCATTTTGAAGGGCCTTATCTGGATATGAGGTATAAGGGAGCCCAGCCGCCGGAGGCAATCGCTACTGCCTCTGTTGAGCAGTTTAAAGAGTATCAGGAAGCGGCTAAGGGAATGATTAAATATATCACACTTGCGCCGGAGCATGATGAGGGCTTCACTCTGACAAGGTATTGTAAGGATACCGGAGTGGTGGTCAGCATGGGCCACTCGTCTGCTACCTATGAGCAGGCGCTTATGGGGATTGCCAATGGAGCGACTTCCATGACTCATGTATATAATGGTATGACGGCTTATCATCACAGGGATCCGGGTTTGGTAGGCGCTGCGTTTAGGGTGAGGGATATTTATGGCGAGATCATTTGTGATGGGTGCCATTCTCATTTGGCGGCGCTTAATAATTATTATGCGATTAAGGGAAGGGATCATGCGATTATGATTACGGATTCTCTTTGTCCAAAGCATTGCCCTGTTGGTATGGATTTTCAGCTGGGCGGGCATAGCATTGAGATTAGGGAGAATGGCCTGGCTTATTTAAAGGGGACGAATACGATTTCCGGAAGCACGCTGAGAGCGAATAAGGGGTTGAAGATTTTGGTTGAGGATGCTATGGTGCCTTTTGATTCGGCTTTGAATTCCTGTACTATTAATCCGGCCAGGTGTCTTGGTGTGGATGACAGGAAGGGGAGACTGGTTGCCGGGTGTGATGCGGATATGGTTGTTCTTCGGGATGACTATGAAGTGGTTCAGACTTATTGTAGAGGTAGGGCGATGTTGTAG
- a CDS encoding sensor histidine kinase, with product MDIKLRNKHRLSVVLAVIVVLLASAVMVGLYPFFKNESARYEEPVYGQDEFLRHLVTSNYVLSLEQAQYEQGSVISPFQFYFPQAEEELKNPMAAPAGEGETETAVSENITAEVAEESYDLTGGQERYEYLKELRRNCIREYESWSRYFGGMKSFLDYQVLDKDGRVLNDHAGGRSIAGSNEYTFKAVLHYDDLGRMKVEAVSGENAVRLLNTLETLGGKDPMSDCYWDQYLYETDLKLKSPRNVTFAYGMRPQQIASYEEERETVWNSYNYSGSVSRIFIGLICAVAIAAFIFACFDPTLPEASRLLRAPLEIIAGVGCGAVLFGMGLTNLVAVTNRGDLYDALMRANFLPLVARVMVRFWNLMWWSIPFAIVYWAVLCMRDVIRIGFKRYFHERTLCGWFWEWVKNLCHKVYTFVGNINLQERSDRTIFRIVGVNFIILAILCSLWFFGIGALILYSIALFIVMRKYYRELTEKYSILLRATNQIAEGNLEVDIEEDLSVFEPFKKEIQKIQRGFKVAVGEEVKSQKLKTDLISNMSHDLKTPLTAIITYVNLLRDDHVTPEQRKAYIDILEQKSMRLKSLIEDLFEISKANSNNVTLNLEDVDIVSLLKEVSLELSDKIEESTIDFRWNLPDEKIVLPLDSQKTYRIFDNLLTNIIKYAMPYTRAYIDMKKEGGYVVTTLKNVSAAELTFNPDEITERFVRGDQSRNTEGSGLGMAIAKSFVELQNGRLQIEVEADLFRVIIRWPIPED from the coding sequence TTGGATATAAAATTGAGAAACAAGCATAGGCTCAGCGTTGTCCTGGCGGTGATCGTGGTTTTACTGGCATCTGCTGTCATGGTAGGACTTTATCCGTTTTTTAAAAATGAGTCGGCCAGATACGAGGAGCCTGTTTATGGGCAGGATGAATTTCTTCGGCATCTGGTGACCAGCAATTACGTGCTTTCTCTGGAGCAGGCCCAGTATGAGCAAGGCAGTGTCATTTCTCCTTTCCAGTTTTATTTCCCTCAGGCTGAGGAGGAATTAAAGAACCCCATGGCTGCGCCGGCAGGGGAGGGAGAGACGGAGACAGCGGTAAGTGAGAATATCACCGCAGAGGTTGCGGAAGAATCTTACGATTTGACCGGCGGGCAGGAGCGGTATGAGTATTTAAAAGAGCTGCGAAGGAACTGCATCAGGGAATATGAATCCTGGAGCCGGTATTTTGGAGGTATGAAAAGTTTCCTGGATTATCAGGTCCTTGATAAGGACGGAAGAGTTTTGAACGATCATGCAGGAGGCCGGTCCATTGCAGGGAGCAATGAATATACCTTTAAGGCGGTGCTCCATTATGATGATCTGGGGCGCATGAAGGTGGAAGCTGTAAGCGGAGAAAATGCTGTCAGGCTTTTAAATACGCTGGAGACCCTGGGTGGAAAAGATCCTATGAGTGACTGCTATTGGGATCAGTATCTCTATGAAACGGATCTAAAGCTGAAAAGCCCGAGAAATGTCACCTTTGCGTATGGAATGAGGCCTCAGCAGATCGCCTCATATGAAGAGGAGAGAGAAACGGTCTGGAACTCTTATAATTACTCCGGCAGCGTTTCCAGAATATTTATCGGCCTGATCTGTGCTGTGGCTATCGCCGCCTTTATCTTCGCCTGTTTTGACCCGACTCTTCCGGAGGCCAGCAGACTTTTAAGAGCACCTTTGGAGATCATTGCAGGAGTGGGCTGCGGGGCCGTACTTTTTGGAATGGGGCTTACAAATCTTGTGGCAGTGACAAACAGGGGGGATTTGTATGACGCCCTTATGCGGGCCAACTTCCTGCCTCTTGTTGCCAGGGTCATGGTAAGGTTCTGGAACCTGATGTGGTGGTCCATTCCATTTGCCATCGTCTATTGGGCGGTTTTATGCATGCGTGATGTGATACGCATCGGCTTTAAGCGTTACTTTCATGAACGGACTTTGTGCGGCTGGTTCTGGGAATGGGTGAAAAACCTTTGCCATAAGGTTTATACATTTGTAGGGAATATCAACTTGCAGGAACGGTCGGACCGGACTATTTTCCGGATCGTTGGAGTGAATTTTATTATCCTGGCCATTCTTTGCAGTTTGTGGTTTTTTGGGATCGGTGCCCTGATCCTTTATTCCATAGCCCTGTTTATAGTGATGAGAAAATATTACAGGGAATTAACTGAAAAGTACAGCATTCTTTTAAGGGCCACAAACCAGATCGCAGAGGGAAATTTAGAGGTTGACATTGAAGAGGATTTAAGCGTGTTTGAGCCGTTTAAGAAGGAGATACAAAAGATACAAAGGGGGTTTAAGGTGGCGGTAGGTGAGGAAGTGAAAAGCCAGAAGCTGAAGACGGACTTAATCAGCAATATGTCCCATGATCTGAAAACGCCTTTAACAGCGATTATAACTTATGTAAACTTATTAAGAGATGACCATGTTACGCCGGAGCAGAGAAAGGCTTATATTGATATACTGGAACAAAAGTCCATGCGATTGAAATCGCTGATTGAGGACTTGTTTGAAATCAGCAAAGCCAACAGCAACAATGTTACCCTGAATCTGGAGGATGTGGATATTGTCAGCCTGTTAAAGGAGGTCAGCCTGGAGCTGAGCGATAAAATAGAGGAGTCCACCATTGATTTCCGGTGGAATCTGCCCGATGAAAAGATCGTTCTTCCTTTAGACAGTCAGAAAACCTACCGCATATTTGATAATTTATTGACAAATATCATTAAGTACGCCATGCCTTATACAAGAGCTTACATTGACATGAAGAAGGAAGGAGGCTATGTGGTCACTACCTTGAAGAATGTTTCGGCTGCTGAACTTACCTTTAACCCGGATGAAATAACGGAAAGATTTGTCAGGGGAGACCAGTCCAGAAATACGGAAGGGTCCGGCCTTGGGATGGCCATTGCAAAAAGCTTTGTGGAGCTGCAGAATGGACGTCTGCAAATAGAGGTGGAGGCGGATTTGTTCCGGGTGATCATCCGGTGGCCGATTCCTGAGGATTGA
- a CDS encoding response regulator transcription factor translates to MEANHILLVEDDKEIRQGIEIYLRSQGYEVFQAADGVEGLKVLEREEIHLAIVDVMMPRMDGITMTVKLRENHDFPVIILSAKSEEVDKIMGLNIGADDYVAKPFTPMELLARVNSQLRRYKKYMDVLEEKEQKEKSNVYSIGGLELNEDTVEVTVDEKPVKLTPIEFKILALLMKNPGRVFSAEEIYERVWNERAINTDTIMVHVRKIREKIEINPKEPKYLKVVWGVGYKIEKQA, encoded by the coding sequence ATGGAAGCAAACCACATCTTATTGGTAGAGGATGATAAAGAGATCAGGCAGGGGATCGAAATATATTTAAGAAGTCAGGGGTACGAAGTGTTTCAGGCGGCAGATGGCGTGGAAGGCCTTAAGGTTTTAGAGAGGGAAGAGATCCATCTGGCCATTGTAGATGTAATGATGCCCCGGATGGATGGCATTACCATGACCGTGAAATTAAGAGAAAACCATGATTTTCCTGTGATCATTCTGTCGGCAAAGTCTGAGGAAGTGGATAAGATCATGGGGCTTAATATCGGTGCGGACGATTATGTAGCAAAGCCCTTTACACCTATGGAACTGCTGGCAAGAGTAAATTCCCAGCTCAGGCGTTATAAAAAATATATGGATGTGCTGGAAGAAAAGGAGCAGAAAGAGAAAAGCAATGTTTATTCCATCGGAGGGCTGGAGCTTAATGAGGATACGGTGGAGGTTACCGTGGATGAAAAGCCGGTGAAGCTGACCCCCATTGAGTTTAAAATACTTGCCCTTCTCATGAAAAATCCGGGAAGAGTGTTCTCTGCGGAAGAGATTTATGAGCGGGTCTGGAATGAACGTGCCATTAACACGGATACGATCATGGTTCATGTAAGGAAGATCCGGGAAAAGATCGAGATCAACCCAAAAGAACCCAAATATTTAAAGGTGGTGTGGGGAGTTGGATATAAAATTGAGAAACAAGCATAG
- a CDS encoding 3'-5' exoribonuclease YhaM family protein, with the protein MRYVESFREGMHVSDVYLCKNKQIALTKSGKEYGSLILQDKTGTVDAKIWDLGSPGIGNFETLDYVYIDADVTVFQNSNQLNIKRVRKAEDGEFVPGDYLPVSAKDIGLMYEEFLGFIRTVKSPHLKKLLESFFVEDAAFAKAFQFHSAAKSVHHGFVGGLLEHTLSVVKLCDYYAGYYPLINRDLLIAAAMFHDIGKTRELSTFPENDYTDDGQLLGHIIIGTEMVGERIRAIPGFPEKTASELKHCILAHHGELEYGSPKKPALIEALALNFADNTDAKMETMIEVLKGAGDNNGWLGYNRLMESNIRKTTE; encoded by the coding sequence ATGAGGTATGTAGAATCATTCCGTGAAGGAATGCATGTTTCAGATGTGTATTTATGCAAAAATAAGCAGATTGCCCTTACAAAGTCAGGAAAAGAATATGGGAGCCTGATTCTTCAGGACAAGACCGGAACAGTGGATGCCAAAATTTGGGATCTTGGTTCTCCGGGAATCGGTAATTTTGAAACTCTGGATTATGTATACATAGATGCAGATGTGACCGTTTTCCAGAATTCCAACCAGCTGAATATCAAACGGGTACGTAAGGCAGAAGATGGGGAATTCGTCCCCGGAGATTACCTCCCTGTTTCCGCCAAGGATATCGGGCTTATGTATGAGGAGTTTTTAGGCTTTATCAGAACGGTCAAGAGTCCTCATTTAAAAAAGCTTTTGGAAAGCTTTTTTGTGGAGGATGCCGCGTTTGCCAAGGCATTTCAGTTCCATTCTGCGGCAAAAAGCGTTCATCACGGCTTTGTAGGCGGGCTTTTGGAGCATACCTTAAGCGTGGTGAAGCTGTGTGACTATTATGCCGGCTATTACCCTCTTATTAACCGGGATTTACTCATAGCTGCTGCTATGTTCCATGATATCGGAAAGACCAGGGAACTTTCCACGTTTCCGGAAAATGATTATACCGACGACGGCCAGCTTTTAGGCCACATCATCATTGGAACGGAAATGGTAGGAGAGAGGATCCGGGCGATCCCCGGTTTTCCGGAAAAGACGGCCTCTGAGCTGAAGCACTGCATTCTGGCCCATCATGGGGAGCTGGAATACGGCTCTCCCAAGAAACCTGCTTTGATCGAAGCCCTGGCCTTAAATTTCGCAGATAATACGGATGCCAAGATGGAGACCATGATCGAGGTGTTAAAGGGAGCGGGAGACAACAACGGCTGGCTGGGATATAACCGGCTGATGGAGAGCAATATACGGAAGACAACGGAATAA